Proteins from a genomic interval of Thunnus maccoyii chromosome 1, fThuMac1.1, whole genome shotgun sequence:
- the LOC121901944 gene encoding C-C motif chemokine 18-like — MKTLAAFILLTLICFVHHSSAANGAVFATSDGYCMGHTQMKIPKQKVKHVMENPSHCTTKAIIVTSVCDRQYCIDPNFRWAKRLLAEFEKVPDKTSPPAPFNSSKCEKEI; from the exons ATGAAGACTCTGGCGGCTTTCATCCTTCTGACTCTGATCTGCTTCGTACATCACAGCTCTGCAG ccAACGGTGCAGTGTTCGCGACTTCAGACGGATACTGTATGGGCCACACTCAGATGAAAATTCCTAAGCAGAAGGTGAAACATGTGATGGAGAACCCAAGTCACTGCACAACCAAAGCGATTAT AGTCACGTCTGTGTGTGATAGGCAGTATTGTATTGATCCAAATTTCCGATGGGCAAAGAGGCTGTTGGCAGAATTTGAGAAGGTCCCTGATAAGACGTCTCCACCTGCTCCTTTCAATAGCTCCAAGTGTGAAAAGGAAATATAG